In a single window of the Chondrocystis sp. NIES-4102 genome:
- a CDS encoding nitrogen regulatory protein P-II has translation MTVTEIKNYGHNKGSISRYRGTEYRVEFGIKTKIEVIVEAELADLVAQEISLAGRTGEIGDGKIFIEEVEQVVRIRTKETGITAI, from the coding sequence ATGACAGTTACGGAAATCAAAAACTATGGACATAATAAGGGATCTATTAGTCGCTATCGAGGTACAGAGTATCGAGTAGAATTTGGCATTAAAACTAAAATAGAAGTAATTGTTGAAGCAGAATTAGCAGATTTAGTAGCTCAAGAAATATCCCTTGCAGGTCGTACTGGAGAAATTGGTGATGGTAAAATTTTTATCGAGGAAGTCGAGCAAGTAGTACGAATTAGAACAAAAGAAACAGGAATAACAGCTATTTGA
- a CDS encoding BadM/Rrf2 family transcriptional regulator: MKLTTRGHYSVKALLDLSLQPGYQPASVKMIAQRQDLPAPYLEKLLIEMRKAGIVKSVRGAKGGYQLAFKPEQISLGKVLEAVGETIEPLSNYSPDNYLAEDWVTFSLWQRLHQKFKEALYSITLADLYYDARSWQAAQGEKNNFIV, from the coding sequence ATGAAATTAACTACTCGTGGTCATTATAGTGTCAAAGCATTATTAGACCTTAGTTTGCAACCAGGATATCAACCAGCATCAGTAAAAATGATCGCTCAACGACAAGATCTACCTGCACCTTATTTAGAAAAGTTATTGATTGAAATGCGCAAAGCGGGAATTGTTAAATCTGTTAGGGGGGCCAAAGGAGGATATCAATTAGCCTTTAAACCCGAACAAATTTCTTTAGGCAAAGTTTTAGAAGCTGTGGGGGAAACTATCGAGCCTTTAAGCAATTATTCTCCTGATAATTATTTAGCTGAAGATTGGGTAACTTTTAGCTTGTGGCAACGATTACATCAAAAGTTTAAAGAAGCTTTATATAGTATTACTTTGGCTGATTTATATTATGATGCTCGCAGTTGGCAAGCTGCCCAAGGGGAAAAAAATAATTTTATTGTCTAA
- the abrB gene encoding transcriptional regulator AbrB, giving the protein MAKATQPQPLIGSALITKVKELGNLSKEEKARECGYYTVTKNNVERVNMMKFLNALIDAEGIELDSTSNGQGRGGRSASYRISVQSNGNLLIGSAYTKKMGLKQGDEFEITLGRKHIHLRQLGVDDEE; this is encoded by the coding sequence ATGGCAAAAGCAACCCAACCTCAACCTTTAATAGGTTCAGCATTAATTACTAAAGTAAAAGAACTAGGTAATCTCTCAAAAGAGGAAAAAGCTAGAGAATGTGGCTATTATACAGTCACAAAAAACAACGTAGAACGAGTTAACATGATGAAATTTCTCAATGCTCTTATAGATGCAGAAGGAATTGAACTAGATAGCACGTCTAATGGTCAAGGTAGAGGTGGACGTTCTGCCAGTTATCGTATTAGTGTACAGTCGAATGGTAACTTATTGATTGGTTCTGCATATACCAAAAAAATGGGCTTAAAACAAGGAGATGAATTTGAAATAACCTTGGGTAGAAAACATATTCACCTACGGCAACTTGGCGTAGATGATGAGGAATAA